One genomic region from Jiangella sp. DSM 45060 encodes:
- a CDS encoding dihydrofolate reductase family protein, translating to MGRIIVIENVSLDGVMQAPAGPQEDTRGGFAHGGWAAPYSDEVAMREMSEGMAQGEQGGPLLFGRVTYRQFEGFWPKQTDGNPFTPVLNAATKYVVSSTLTEPLTWENSVLVRGGELAAVKEREPRDIGVLGSGELVQTLLRLDLVDRFVLSIHPLVLGDGARLFRDGAQLAPFELVKSVPTTTGVIIATYDRAR from the coding sequence ATGGGCCGGATCATCGTCATCGAGAACGTCAGCCTGGACGGCGTCATGCAGGCGCCGGCCGGGCCGCAGGAGGACACCCGCGGCGGCTTCGCCCACGGCGGCTGGGCCGCGCCCTACTCCGACGAGGTCGCGATGCGGGAGATGAGCGAGGGGATGGCGCAGGGCGAGCAGGGCGGTCCGCTGCTGTTCGGCCGCGTCACGTACCGGCAGTTCGAGGGGTTCTGGCCGAAGCAGACCGACGGCAACCCGTTCACGCCGGTGCTGAACGCCGCCACCAAGTACGTCGTGTCCAGCACCCTGACCGAGCCGCTGACCTGGGAGAACTCCGTCCTCGTGCGCGGCGGCGAGCTGGCCGCCGTCAAGGAGCGCGAGCCGCGCGACATCGGTGTGCTGGGCAGCGGCGAGCTGGTGCAGACGCTGCTCCGCCTCGACCTCGTCGACCGGTTCGTGCTGTCCATCCACCCCCTCGTCCTCGGCGACGGCGCCCGCCTCTTCCGCGACGGCGCCCAGCTGGCGCCGTTCGAGCTGGTGAAGTCCGTGCCGACGACGACCGGCGTGATCATCGCGACGTACGACCGCGCCCGCTGA
- a CDS encoding phosphodiester glycosidase family protein, which produces MLNRRDHARIAALTATALFGSGLLVVPAAAAVEPDDLTRPGESVLVDTGRQAIAPGMELTTFSRLEDGGWNAGSVLEVDLDAGVTLDYQYSGEVTTTATVRSLAEASGATAAINGDFYDINNSNAPLGAGVSRDEGVVTGPTAGHENALAVSSSGAAALAQVFLEGTAVTGDGVSLRLAGVNTFALPADGVGVFTSQWGAYTRADTVGAATNRAEVTVVDGVVTAVGTTLGAGPIAPGTVVLVGRDAGATSLLALAPGDTVDVSYAPRSDLEDVVVAVGGNHLLVEDGVQRTFTDTEPAARTAIGLSEDGRTMYLVSLDGKQAHSRGMTLTEFAELMADLGAYDALNIDGGGSSTLVVRDPGTDDRTVVNSPSDGSERSVANGLALFAAEGSGEVDGFRVLAGDEENTDRVFPGLTRTVEALGHDETFAPVDARPRWTTSDRRVASVLRGATPDTAVVTGIAPGDADIEAAVLGAEGELGVTVLGELRRLEPTATLLPLGGAGSTGSLALTGYDIDGYRAPIEPADVTVTGGEGVVELVPDGAGFSVRPLVETGSALVTLTAAGVSTGVAVTVGLTEVPVATFGDAASWTVSFARATGTIAPAEGPDGRDGIRLTYDFTGPNTRAAYAAPPAQFTLPGQPQTIKAWVNGDGQGTWIRMRVYDPNGTLLTLNGGYTTFTGWQQLTFPVPAGTQYPLRFRDVYAVEASGARSYTGTTAFSDITVEIAPEVELPATERFPDPVIVTNGSADDAGQRVAVMSDSQFVGRDPDSDIVQAARRTLREIVAEDPDALVINGDLVDEAASVDFDLARRVLDEELAGVDFPWYYVPGNHEVHGGPIGNFIDEFGATQHTADLPTDKGTTRIITLNSAFGTLRGGGFAQIAELRSALDEAAADDDITGVLIFAHHPPNDPLPTANSRLADRREAAMLETWLAGFEADSGKSAAFVGAHAGVFDAGSVDGVPFLVNGNSGKGPASTPDNGGFTGWTLLGLEPARGDRGNDDDWLRAEVRARVDAIALTAPATLGVGATGAVSATVEQDGARTVPVQWPVSAQWGGAGVWVGAADTAPRWAVVAVDPAAGTIEGLRAGAATVTVTVNGETAIREILVGG; this is translated from the coding sequence GTGCTGAATCGACGTGATCACGCGCGCATCGCCGCACTCACCGCCACCGCCCTGTTCGGCAGCGGCCTGCTGGTCGTCCCGGCGGCCGCCGCCGTCGAACCGGACGACCTCACCCGTCCCGGCGAGTCGGTGCTGGTCGACACCGGCCGGCAGGCCATCGCGCCAGGGATGGAACTGACGACGTTCTCGCGGCTGGAGGACGGCGGGTGGAACGCCGGCAGCGTCCTCGAAGTGGACCTCGACGCCGGCGTCACCCTGGACTACCAGTACTCCGGCGAGGTGACGACGACCGCCACGGTCCGGTCGCTGGCCGAGGCGAGCGGCGCGACCGCCGCGATCAACGGCGACTTCTACGACATCAACAACTCCAACGCGCCGCTCGGCGCCGGCGTGAGCCGCGACGAGGGCGTGGTCACCGGCCCGACCGCCGGCCACGAGAACGCGCTCGCCGTGTCCAGCAGCGGCGCCGCGGCGCTCGCCCAGGTCTTCCTGGAGGGCACCGCGGTCACCGGCGACGGCGTCAGCCTGCGGCTCGCGGGCGTGAACACCTTCGCCCTGCCCGCTGACGGCGTCGGCGTCTTCACGTCGCAGTGGGGCGCCTACACCCGGGCCGACACCGTCGGCGCCGCCACGAACCGGGCCGAGGTCACGGTCGTCGACGGCGTGGTGACGGCGGTCGGCACGACGCTGGGCGCCGGGCCGATCGCGCCGGGCACCGTCGTGCTGGTCGGCCGCGACGCCGGCGCCACGTCGCTGCTCGCGCTGGCGCCGGGCGACACCGTCGACGTCTCGTACGCGCCGCGCTCGGACCTCGAGGACGTCGTCGTCGCGGTCGGCGGCAACCACCTGCTGGTCGAGGACGGCGTACAGCGCACGTTCACCGACACCGAGCCGGCCGCGCGCACGGCCATCGGGCTGTCCGAGGACGGCCGCACCATGTATCTGGTGTCCCTCGACGGCAAGCAGGCCCACTCGCGCGGCATGACGCTGACCGAGTTCGCCGAACTGATGGCCGACCTCGGCGCCTACGACGCCCTGAACATCGACGGCGGCGGCTCGTCCACACTCGTGGTCCGCGACCCCGGCACCGACGACCGCACCGTCGTCAACAGCCCGTCCGACGGCAGCGAGCGCTCGGTCGCCAACGGCCTGGCGCTGTTCGCCGCCGAGGGCTCCGGCGAGGTGGACGGCTTCCGCGTCCTCGCCGGTGACGAGGAGAACACCGACCGCGTCTTCCCCGGGCTGACCCGAACCGTCGAGGCACTCGGCCACGACGAGACGTTCGCGCCGGTGGACGCGCGGCCGCGGTGGACGACGTCGGACCGGCGGGTCGCGTCGGTGCTGCGCGGCGCCACGCCCGACACCGCCGTCGTCACCGGCATCGCGCCGGGCGACGCCGACATCGAGGCCGCGGTGCTGGGCGCCGAGGGCGAGCTGGGCGTCACCGTGCTCGGTGAGCTGCGGCGGCTGGAGCCGACCGCCACGCTGCTCCCGCTGGGCGGCGCCGGCAGCACCGGGAGCCTCGCGCTCACCGGCTACGACATCGACGGCTACCGTGCGCCGATCGAGCCGGCCGACGTCACCGTCACCGGCGGCGAGGGTGTCGTCGAGCTGGTGCCGGACGGCGCCGGGTTCAGCGTGCGGCCGCTGGTCGAGACCGGCTCGGCGCTGGTCACGCTGACCGCGGCCGGGGTGAGCACCGGCGTCGCCGTCACCGTCGGCCTGACCGAGGTGCCGGTTGCGACCTTCGGCGACGCCGCGAGCTGGACCGTGAGCTTCGCCCGCGCCACCGGCACGATCGCGCCGGCGGAGGGCCCGGACGGCCGCGACGGGATCAGGCTGACGTACGACTTCACCGGGCCGAACACCCGGGCCGCGTACGCCGCGCCGCCGGCACAGTTCACCCTGCCGGGCCAGCCGCAGACCATCAAGGCGTGGGTGAACGGCGACGGCCAGGGCACCTGGATCCGGATGCGCGTCTACGACCCCAACGGCACGCTGCTCACGCTCAACGGCGGCTACACGACGTTCACCGGCTGGCAGCAGCTCACCTTCCCGGTCCCGGCCGGCACGCAGTACCCGTTGCGGTTCCGCGACGTCTACGCGGTCGAGGCCTCCGGCGCGCGCAGCTACACCGGCACGACGGCGTTCAGCGACATCACGGTCGAGATCGCGCCCGAGGTCGAGCTGCCGGCCACCGAGCGGTTCCCCGACCCCGTCATCGTCACCAACGGCAGCGCCGACGACGCCGGCCAGCGCGTCGCCGTCATGAGCGACTCCCAGTTCGTCGGGCGCGACCCGGACAGTGACATCGTCCAGGCGGCCCGCCGGACGCTGCGCGAGATCGTGGCCGAGGATCCGGATGCGCTGGTCATCAACGGCGACCTCGTCGACGAGGCGGCGTCGGTCGACTTCGACCTCGCCCGTCGCGTGCTGGACGAGGAGCTGGCCGGCGTCGACTTCCCCTGGTACTACGTGCCCGGCAACCACGAGGTGCATGGCGGCCCGATCGGCAACTTCATCGACGAGTTCGGCGCCACCCAGCACACCGCCGACCTGCCGACCGACAAGGGCACCACCCGGATCATCACGCTGAACTCCGCGTTCGGGACGCTGCGCGGCGGCGGGTTCGCCCAGATCGCGGAGCTGCGCTCCGCGCTGGACGAGGCGGCGGCCGACGACGACATCACCGGGGTGCTGATCTTCGCGCACCACCCGCCGAACGACCCGCTGCCCACGGCGAACAGCCGGCTCGCCGATCGCCGCGAGGCCGCGATGCTGGAGACCTGGCTGGCCGGTTTCGAGGCGGACAGCGGCAAGTCCGCGGCGTTCGTCGGCGCCCACGCGGGCGTGTTCGACGCCGGCTCCGTCGACGGCGTCCCGTTCCTCGTCAACGGCAACTCCGGCAAGGGTCCGGCGTCCACCCCGGACAACGGCGGATTCACCGGCTGGACGCTGCTCGGCCTCGAGCCCGCGCGCGGCGACCGCGGCAACGACGACGACTGGCTGCGCGCCGAGGTGCGGGCCCGGGTCGACGCGATCGCGCTGACGGCTCCGGCGACGCTGGGCGTGGGCGCGACCGGCGCGGTGTCGGCGACCGTCGAGCAGGACGGCGCGCGGACCGTGCCGGTCCAG
- a CDS encoding cobalamin B12-binding domain-containing protein, which translates to MADGRPLRVVVAKPGLDGHDRGAKVVARALRDAGVEVVYTGLHQTPEQIVEAAIQEDADAVGLSILSGAHMTLFKRVLELLAERDAGDIVVFGGGIIPDADIPLLTELGVARVFTPGASTQEIIEWVDTLRDRAQAS; encoded by the coding sequence ATGGCGGACGGACGTCCCCTGCGTGTCGTGGTCGCGAAGCCCGGTCTCGACGGGCACGATCGCGGCGCCAAGGTGGTGGCGCGTGCGCTGCGTGATGCCGGTGTCGAGGTCGTCTACACCGGGTTGCACCAGACGCCCGAGCAGATCGTCGAGGCGGCCATCCAGGAGGACGCCGACGCCGTCGGGCTGTCCATCCTGTCCGGCGCGCACATGACGCTGTTCAAGCGGGTGCTCGAACTGCTGGCCGAGCGCGACGCCGGCGACATCGTGGTGTTCGGCGGGGGCATCATCCCCGACGCCGACATCCCGCTGCTGACAGAGCTGGGCGTCGCCCGCGTGTTCACCCCGGGCGCCTCGACCCAGGAGATCATCGAGTGGGTCGACACTCTGCGTGACCGCGCGCAGGCCTCCTGA
- a CDS encoding TetR/AcrR family transcriptional regulator: protein MSRTARKHQAILDAAAQVFLTHGYAGTTIDQIAATAAVSKPTVYAHFGDKQALFTEMVTRTVDEAAEPVHAEVAALRDTGDVAADLRDLARRQLTMVMRPRLLQLRRLVIGEAGRFPELGQLFAERGPARTVADLAAAFRGLTERGLLATPDAELAAAHFNWLVMSVPLNRAMLTGDDAPPPAAELERYADEGVRVFLAAYGVRPP, encoded by the coding sequence ATGAGCCGGACGGCGCGCAAGCACCAGGCGATCCTCGACGCGGCCGCGCAGGTGTTCCTGACACACGGATACGCGGGCACCACCATCGACCAGATCGCGGCCACCGCCGCCGTGTCGAAGCCGACCGTCTACGCGCACTTCGGCGACAAGCAGGCGTTGTTCACCGAGATGGTGACGCGCACCGTCGACGAGGCGGCCGAGCCGGTGCACGCCGAGGTCGCCGCCCTGCGCGACACCGGCGACGTCGCGGCCGACCTGCGCGACCTCGCCCGCCGGCAGCTGACCATGGTCATGCGGCCGCGGCTGCTGCAACTGCGCCGACTGGTCATCGGCGAGGCCGGCCGCTTCCCCGAGCTGGGCCAGCTGTTCGCCGAGCGTGGCCCGGCGCGCACCGTGGCCGACCTCGCGGCGGCGTTCCGCGGGCTCACCGAGCGCGGCCTGCTCGCCACCCCCGACGCCGAGCTCGCGGCGGCGCACTTCAACTGGCTGGTGATGTCGGTGCCGCTGAACCGCGCCATGCTCACCGGCGACGACGCTCCCCCGCCGGCCGCGGAGCTCGAGCGCTACGCCGACGAGGGCGTGCGGGTCTTCCTGGCCGCCTACGGCGTCCGGCCGCCGTGA
- a CDS encoding M23 family metallopeptidase has product MPHAVGSTDSSDGLNAIAQRPQEAGHPAEAGALDTLVAAEQSLAAETGEVAQEAHTRIAEQQRIEAAEEAARAEREAKRWLLPVDNYRITAGFGAGGSMWSNRHTGLDFAAPTGTEVRSVSSGEIIFAGYDGPYGNKIVVRHWDGTETWYCHLSRFVLRSGEVAPGEVIGRVGSTGNSTGPHLHLEVHPGGGDPVNPRSWLQEQGVDV; this is encoded by the coding sequence ATGCCTCACGCGGTCGGCTCGACCGACAGCTCGGACGGACTCAACGCCATCGCGCAGCGCCCCCAGGAGGCGGGTCACCCGGCCGAGGCCGGCGCACTCGACACTCTGGTCGCCGCGGAGCAGTCGCTCGCGGCCGAGACCGGCGAGGTCGCGCAGGAAGCGCACACCCGCATCGCCGAGCAGCAGCGCATCGAGGCCGCCGAAGAGGCCGCCCGCGCCGAGCGCGAAGCCAAGCGCTGGCTGCTCCCGGTCGACAACTACCGCATCACCGCCGGCTTCGGCGCCGGTGGGTCCATGTGGTCCAACCGCCACACCGGCCTCGACTTCGCCGCCCCGACCGGCACCGAGGTCAGGAGCGTCTCGTCGGGCGAGATCATCTTCGCCGGCTACGACGGCCCGTACGGCAACAAGATCGTCGTGCGCCACTGGGACGGCACCGAGACCTGGTACTGCCACCTCTCCCGCTTCGTCCTGCGCTCCGGCGAGGTCGCACCCGGCGAGGTCATCGGCCGGGTCGGCTCCACGGGCAACTCCACCGGGCCGCACCTGCACCTCGAGGTCCACCCCGGCGGCGGCGACCCGGTGAACCCCCGCTCCTGGCTGCAGGAGCAGGGCGTCGACGTCTGA